A window from Pseudooceanicola algae encodes these proteins:
- a CDS encoding branched-chain amino acid ABC transporter permease, which yields MSNMTTDITPTMEAVGPDETGTDQTLQSRSRLWQGIFWGALLAFLAAAPFFLYPVFVMQLLCFALFAAAFNLLIGFTGLLSFGHAAFFGGAAYVAGHALKVWGFPPLLGLAAGTLFAAALGWLVGSLAIRRQGIYFAMITLALAQIVYFFALQMPFTGGEDGLQGVPRGHLLGLISLNAPLAMYYFVAGVFLVAFLMIYRIIHSPFGQVLQAIRENEPRALSLGYNVDRFKLLAFVLSAALAGLAGSTKALVFQFASLTDAHWQMSGEVILMTLLGGMGTIFGPVVGAFIVVALQHALSGIGSWVQVVIGGTFIACVLLFRRGVVGELARILRINSL from the coding sequence ATGAGCAATATGACAACAGATATCACTCCCACTATGGAAGCGGTCGGCCCTGACGAGACGGGCACCGATCAAACGCTGCAATCGCGTAGCAGGCTTTGGCAGGGAATCTTCTGGGGGGCACTTCTGGCCTTCCTGGCGGCTGCCCCGTTCTTTCTGTATCCAGTCTTTGTGATGCAGCTATTGTGCTTTGCGCTGTTTGCGGCCGCCTTCAACCTTCTGATCGGCTTTACAGGGCTTTTGTCGTTCGGCCATGCCGCGTTTTTTGGCGGGGCAGCTTATGTGGCGGGCCATGCGCTTAAGGTTTGGGGCTTTCCTCCCTTGTTGGGGCTGGCTGCAGGCACTCTGTTCGCAGCGGCTCTGGGCTGGCTGGTGGGGTCGCTCGCGATCCGGCGTCAGGGGATCTACTTCGCGATGATCACATTGGCGCTCGCCCAGATCGTGTATTTTTTCGCGCTGCAAATGCCTTTCACCGGTGGCGAGGATGGCTTGCAAGGGGTGCCGCGCGGGCACCTGTTGGGCTTGATCAGCCTGAACGCGCCCTTGGCCATGTACTACTTTGTGGCCGGGGTCTTTCTTGTGGCATTCCTGATGATCTACCGGATTATCCATTCCCCCTTTGGTCAGGTGCTACAGGCGATCCGCGAAAATGAGCCGCGCGCGCTTTCGCTGGGCTATAACGTCGACCGCTTCAAACTTCTGGCCTTCGTGTTGTCCGCGGCTTTGGCAGGGCTTGCGGGCTCGACCAAGGCGCTGGTGTTCCAGTTCGCTTCGCTCACTGATGCTCATTGGCAGATGTCGGGTGAGGTGATCCTGATGACCTTGCTGGGCGGAATGGGGACGATCTTTGGCCCGGTCGTGGGCGCGTTTATCGTCGTGGCACTCCAGCATGCGCTGTCGGGTATCGGATCCTGGGTGCAAGTCGTGATCGGCGGGACCTTCATTGCTTGTGTGTTGCTGTTCCGTCGCGGTGTGGTCGGCGAGCTGGCCCGGATCTTGCGCATCAATTCGCTTTGA